atatggaaatttgctaaactcctattgagcatatcctgggtgTGAGCATCTGTTTCTCTCTTAGCGGTTGCTAAAGCTCGCTGCTATTGTAACTTTTTCATCCTCTTCCTATGTTCATGCGCtcctctactgaaccatcctctctttttaggagggaatcgctcttcagactgagccttaaacacgaatatcccatcttcattgtcagcagaataccctgagagggcatgctgtgaagaggtgccttctcTCCTAGGTGAGCTGGGCAACTAACGGTAGGCGTCGGAAGGTCCtaggtcgctcatactgtaaacaaacaaatagtcaaataacacacaatgataatatacagatatgcacgtatttccataatttatttcctaacattttgaataatatcttggtgtcagcagaacatttctgtggctgaatcagtggtttggctctgataccaccatctgtcgcaacccccgtcccttAATTACCCGGGAACGGGTGGCCGCGGCCATTTTGGTGGTAttggtgtttatcaatttggcagtggaaattacatcaggaccgtagttaggaaatattttataagagtaaaataccacgcttttatagtattaaacacatgggaaaatcccaagtttcaagtacacattttatagggataaaccctattttatttagaTAAAAACATCATCTTTATTTTAGATAACTTTATAACCAcgtttccaagccttcagtgctgtccagctgtcttctatttggctttcacattttgttacctgaaacgcgtttaaaaacattttgttagtgggaaatactcgtgagtgaatcccagtttattCAAGACAAGTAAAACcgttgtacagtattgagggcggtcgcgcaattacatttgtttccatctactttaattaccacccacggtaacCCGACTTGTGGttatgttactactcacaatgtagtaacaaactttgtatacaaaaccccaacatacggACGATAATtttagaatacaaatactcaatcactgtttaatataatgttaatcatatgaggttttgtaaaaacaatttgcaaaaaggaggattactcacattgctgtctaagggttttctttaaggatttcctggtgattatctataaattacacaaatgcacacgcgttagtataataacccaatatttacattagtaataccctccccgagacggcattccaacgactatgtcgggcagaaccacaacagccgttacggaaccctggatcaatcgggcatcgtatctaatacgtaaccgggtttatgatacttacaacgaggcagggcttcgctaattaggggggttTAATGCCCGAAAATTACTTTAATTATGCAGAAATTCGAGAGTGAAAGTTGTGCGGTGCGAGTTGGGACTAAAGGtcgatggcctctatttatagggcctgatttcgtgtttgtcgcgccccgcgaagaaAGAAGGCAGGGCGTTCGTGGCCCGCGACGTAGGTCGCCTAGGGCTTAGCCTTGGCCAGTCACGAGCATAGGTCGTCCGTGTGTCTTGCCACGTGGCGGGCTGGGGTTGCACCATCCGCCACTCGcttgcggcccgcgtaagaccagtgctaggtcttcgcggcccgccacAACCCTAAAAATCtgatttttaattaaattaaataaaaaataaaggtATTCAGGGCatgttttcgtatacggggtgtattttaggacatatagggacactctaaatatttttagggtgtcagaattattttggagggttgttatattggTGCAGGTCCGGCTCAAAATATTGTAGGCCCGAAGCGAATAATAAAATTGAGGCCCTTTTCGTAAATAGAAACTAATTTGTTTTTGATCTTATGATTCATATACTATCTCTATGTATACATAGTTATGTATCATAAACCTCAACGTCAACAATTTTAAAGCCAAAATCACCTACATATAATATGTTTTCTTAAGAATTTGGGGCCCTAGAAAAGTGGAGGCCTAAAGCGCTTGCTTTATTTCACCCCCCTTGAGCCAGCCCCGGTTTGGTGGAGAAAAATGGTGGTGTTGGTTATGTTTAGAgcggtggagggtggtggttATTGGCGGCATTTGTTGGTGGTGATGAACAGAGGTAGAGAGAAAGGAGTATAGTGACAGAGGAGTCCTATGtaatatacacatacatatattatTTAGAGTGAaatgcaagttttgtcctttatctttagtccattttgcaagttttgtcctttatgtttaaatttgacgagttttgtcctttatgtttgaaaatcaagcacgttttaccctttggggcaaaacatgcttgatttttaaggacaaaacgtgcttgattttttaaacataaagtacaaaacgtgcttgatttttaaacataaaggacaaaacgtgcttgatttttacggcccaaagggtaaaacgtgcttgatttttaaacataaaggacaaaactcgtcaaatttaaaaataaaggacaaaacttgcaaaatggcctaaagataaaggacaaaacttgcaattcactctattaTTTATACATAAATTATTTATAtctatgttttattattttaactttttaaaggttaattttgttttatttgttaattaaaaatattttattatatatatatatgtgtgtgtgtgtatgtgtgtgtaaaAAAGTTGAATTACCCTTGTGTAATttgagttaaaaaaaaaaagttaactgtgttagggtcaaaggacataacgtgtagcATTTAGAAACATTAAgtacataactcatcaattttaaagataatGGACACCATCTTAAattgggtataaagataaaagacaaaatttgcaattcactcttaATAATTTAAATGTATTGAAATGAgaaaagtaaaaagtaaaaaaccaAGTTAAATGGATCGTATTGATGTCAAACCACGTGTATTCATCCGTGTTCGTGTGTCTGGTATGATTTTAAGCTTTGTGTCAAGGTGGTCCGCCAACCTGTGAACACACCCATTTAGCACCCCTACCCTAACTTCACATCTTTCACATGACCCCTCAACTTTTACACTTATCCACTAATAGTTTCTACCTTTTCAAATTTGCGTATACAATCCTTCAACTTTATCCTTTCAGTCTTTTAACTTTATTTAAACTTTAACCTTAAATCATAAACCATTGATATTCAATATTGCATAAGAAATTTTCAAAGTAAGaatatgtgacaacccgtacttcCGAGGTTAGCGCCGTTTAGTTTCGTGATTTTAAATTATGTGTCATTACGTTTTACTTTAGTTCACGCCACGCGTTTTATATAATTTAACTTATTTCGCGTCAATACGTTTTACTTTCGTTCGCATCATTACGTATAGTGTGTGAATGTCTCAACTCAGTTCCATAACCCAGCCCAAGTCCGTGTAACTGAAGCTCGGTTGTGGCCTAGTTACGGCCCAACCCGAGGCCCATGTTTCTTTCCTTCTTTACGTCCAAACACCCCTCAACCCATTAAACTTACGGTCCAACATAGATTAACCCAAACACCCTCAATGTTCCAATGTACTTGCGGCCCAAGGTGTAAGCGGCCCACACCCACCTCCTATTTAGCCCACACCTACCTCTTAATCGACCTAACCCCATCTAAAATCCTAAACCGCCCCAATACTTATTCCATATATTATGTACATATGCATGTATTAATCAAAAGACTCATTTTTCCCCTAACCCTATAAACCACGCTCTCAacatcttcttcttcaacctCCCAAGTCGACGAAGGAAACAAGCTCACGAAGTCCTCCAAGTCGTTCGGTTCACGTCCCTAGCAACCCACATCGCTCCTTTAACTCGGTAATATTTATaatttggttttgattcttgcataatctatCGTATCTTGGCTGCGTTTTCTAGGTTTGTTGATGAttcttgatgttcttgatgaTTACTTGTAATATAGGGTTACTAGAAATCATATTGTGGGTGTTATAATTGATCATGAGTTTGGTTGAGTCACTAGGGTTTGTTTATGGGTTGGATCTTGAGGGTTGTGATGAACGAATTGCTATATGATTTATGATGATAATCTGCTGCGATTTATAGTAGGAGTTGTTTGGTGTGTTAAGTAATCATTTTGGGGATCGGGTAACAAAAACAGAATCTGTCCAGCATATTATAGTCGACTTGTGTCAACTGTAAACAGGTCAAAACTTATCAAAAACTGATGTTTCTTGATTCTATAATGAACTTCTAGGAAAAACCTTTCAAACCCAAGtggaatcgcattttttcgacgaaaactgaatgttttatgaatttttctgTTTCGAAGGTTAAGGCCGCGTTTTCtatcagaatttgcagcccattacgaatgtcataataCAATGTAGGAATTGAGTCATGATCTCAAATTTTTACTGTGGGTATTTCCAGGAGGTCACGAaatctccaactggaatttcgtaaaaAGAGTAATCGAGGATTTTTTAGATAAATTTTTctgtaagctgcagtcagaaagtgacgaatctagCCACTGTATAGTAAATgattttttctaaattttttggTAAAGGGATAGACCGCAAAAATTTAACACAAGGACAACCCTACCAAGGGGTACTGATAagtggtaaaatacacatatttgtctcGTGTAGATTGTaaaatttttgtatagttttaatttgtttttatttagttttagtattatattatatccttttgtgttttgccaggtccaggtcctggtgcaaatggagcgaaaacgagtaatatggaaatgaccagccagttgAGCAGAGTTGGGTGCCATAGGCCGAAGTAAAACTGCTACTATTTTCCTTGATTGAGCCAAGCCTATTCTACTACTAGGATGCAACACAAAAAAAAGAAAATGAGTATTATATTCTTTAGAATCATACGTAGCATAAAGAAAATTTAATATTATTAAGGAAAAAAAAGGCCACTGCCTTGTTTCTATTGTTGAAGCACATGGGCCTCAAACATATTAGCCCATATGATTACGTGAATATGAATGTTGTGGCCCTTAAATCATATATACGCTATTTTCTATCAAGATTTTGAAGGCATATTTATATAATCTTAAAATGAAAATTACAATGATGCCCTTTCTTATAAAATTACAATGATGTCCTTTGCCATTGAGTTGTTGACGACCAGAATAAAAGATCATGCCGGCCACTGACTAACACATATCCGAGGATCTCTTGACGGTTCTGCCGGAATCCACTGCAAATGCCAAAACACACTTGAAACCACCGTGCTAACAGTACAACTGCTCCATCGCTGCTGCTAGCACAAGACAACGAAATGTCAAACGCCGAAAACAACAAAAAATGTAACAAATAAAGAGATCAAGAACCTTACCTTGAAACCCTAGCCGCAACAAATGGGTTGAGAAAAGCATATGCAATGGTAGATCGAGACTGTGGTGACCTTAAACAGTCGGAAATGGTTAGGATGTCTAACGCCGGTTGCCGGAAAAACAGAAACCGGAGCTAAGGGAACATGGAGGGTTTGGTCGCCGGCGGTGTACTATTTCGTTGCCTGAGAGAGTTTGGGGAGAGATCGAAAGAAGGTGAGATCGAGGAGAGTGTTGGTGGTGTTGAGGGAGGCGTGCGGCAGCAATACGAAGGAAGGAGGCAGCGGCTTGATGGAGGAGACGGTGGATCTCAGACTGTGTTTTCACTTCTCACAAGTCAAATTTCTTTAGCTTTTTCTTCTTATTTAATTATTTCTTTTAACTTCTGTCTCCATCCCCGTTTCCCCATACCACAttctatttttaatttttttatctcaagtaaaattattttcttaaAAAAACAAGTTTTACTAAAAGAGATTGTCGtttgtatattctttttttttgaaaaacaactAATATTTGTCGGAATAGACATTTTACTAAAACATATTGTGGTTTGTATGTTCTTTTTTATTGAAAAACAACTAATATTTGTTGGAATATACATGACATGATACATAATATTACTATTGTATAATATTTTTTAGTTTAATGTTAAAAAACTACTTATGAGTATTctctataatttttttaaaaatttatttgtAACATTATGCGCTTTTAAAATCCGGTCTAAACGACCAAATCTGAAGTAATCGAAGCATAAACAATTCGGTTTAGCACAGGTTAAATCCTAATATATCTTAAACACAAATGTCACATTGGCCTTTGTGTTTGATATGCGTCCTCAATCTTTTGGTAAGTGATACATTCCTCAATCTTTTGGTAAGTGATACATTGACTCCTAACTTTTAGTATTCAACAACTTTGATCTCCCGTTACTTTTACTTAATAACTTCACATATCATctttttttaattcatttgttTAAATAACTTTTACGATTATACACCGCAACGTGTGAGACATTATACTATTTCTATCTATGTCTAACCATGTTAATTTCACTAACGTACGTGTGTAATAAAGTAAAAAACGTGTCACGTCGCGCGTGGGCACAACACGTTAGTATCATCATCATCCCAACACGTGTAATGAAGTCACAAACGTGACGTTGCCGCCGCAATGCGCGACACGGGTAAAAACCTAGTAATATTCCTAATGGACATGAGCCAGTAGAAACTTAGACGCACATATATTCTTTTGGTGAGGGCCGATAAGGGATTATGTCCAGCAGCAATTTCGTGAATCTCAGACATTGGGCCGCGTGAAAACTGAAATCGTGCACCGCCTTGGATTGGCAACGGCTAGAAGGGTTTCTTGGGTTataaatcatcatcttcatcaacagccaaagacaattacgaattttgGAGTTTGAAGGCACCACTGAAGGCTGTTTGGAGATCTTTAAAGCATTCGGATCGTTTGGAATCGTCGGGTAACATTCGGGAGCGTTCGGGAGTGAAGTTTACGGGTTTTATCTCCTATATTCTTCGTTTTTCGTTTGTTCTTTATTGTTGCAAGATGAATTCAGAATATATGTTGATTTTGATTATGTTCTTGATCATGTTTAGCGGCTAAAAACCTTTAACTACCTAGGCATGACAATAGtttaaataaagtttggatttttattcggttTTTGGCGTGGTTTATGgatttttcttgtattgtaaaagctATGGAATTTTAACTTGCTGTATATGCATGCTTGATATTTGTTTCACTGCTGTTTATTGCTTCGTATgatccttggtgacggtctttatcacataatagggttgtgctagggttcttgatttaggtgagtgtctatatcacataatagatcattaatcctttagggtgaaaactgCATAAGTAACCTTAAAAGTAATAATCGGTAAtctaataaaatcaagtgttctactaatcttgtcgctgtgaggctcgaggttattaataggtctcgtTTTGGTTTATAGCTAGGTCTAAGAAATCGGTCTAGTCTTTAAACATTCtcttgtctattaaaccaagattaaaatccatagttgccttagactttcgcgCTGTGAGGTAGATTGTCTTAtttaggcactttcaagaaactagaggactgtgaggaaatctagaaaaccggtaatcataacagcctaggtagtgccacaagaatcacCTTGAGAGGGATTAAGGGGCTTAGTTGgtatcttaataggtttagcatttaaagatcccggttccataccacaaaactatcgaatagaaatccattccgAGTTAaacttgcgtctagcctaggtagtcttcatcaccaCTGGTCAAAACCTTCGTTCGAGTTCGTGTCTAGTCTTTTAGcattattttaaatattttatttaggattttttagaaaccccccccccatcaaataaacaattagttaaagtccgtgtcagtctaagtctagatagagtcattagcgtaatttagtagagtctcttgggttcgatactcggacttccatAGGCTATATtgcatcgatcggtacacttgccggtcgtgtggtttaggttttagagagtcttagttttataaatttaaaaattagAGAGTCgagtttagggtttaatttagttaatttagttaaaccacttttagcacatcaagtttttggcgccgttgccggggactctttggcaattgcgttaattactttgtttggacttactTGACATCATACGTGCTAGTTGTTTTCTTTtgtttgagtcgtaggagtctaagTATTTTAGTGTCTTTATTATTTTGTTGAGTCAGTTACTACAAACACCATCTTCCCATCCTGCTAGCCCACAACCCGTTGTCCATATGGCAGGTCGTCAAACGGTTCATCAGGAATCCACCGCCGGTTTCACCAGTGCGAACTCACCCATTACCCTTCCTGCCATCAATAATGACAAGTCTTGGAAAATCCCGTCCTACATTTTTGCCGTTATCACCAACTCGTGCCAATTTCACGGTCGTGATGACGAGGATGCCCCAGCTCACATCAGCCGCCTCACCCGCCTCTGCAGCACCTTTTCCATTGAAGGTGCCAACCTTGATGCTCGTTTCCTTCAGGTCTTCCCATTCTCACTCGCAGGCCGCGCAACCACCTGGCTTGATTCACAACCCGCGGGTACGTTTACCACATGGGCCACCTTTCGAGATGCTTTCCTTGCCAAATACTTCCCACCCGCTAAAGCATCTCGTCTTCGTGATCAGATCCATTCATTCCGGATGGAGCCTGATGAGCCCTACCACTTAGCCTGGGAAAGATTCCAAACCCTACTCTCTCGTTGCACTCAACATGGGTTATTTGATTGGGCACTTGTAGAGAAATTCTACAACGGTCTCACTCTAGAGACTCGAGCCCGTTTTGACACTTCAGCAGGAGGCCACCTCCTAGGTAAGAAAACAGTGGCCGAATGCAATGACCTTTTTGAGAGTTTCGCCAATTCCGACATCGATCACTGCACCATCGGCAGGACTTCCATTCTTGTGACTAGTACTCCCTCGGCCGGTCGAGGAGTACACCAAGTTAGCTTGGATACATCGATGGTCGCGGCAATGGAAAACCTTGAGAGAAAGCTTACTAGTAGGATTAGCAATTTAGAGGCGAGGATAGATAGGTGTGAAGTGTGTAGAGGGGGTCACGATGCTATAGATTGTCCCACACTCACTGTTGAGCAGGTAGAGTTTGTTGCCGGTCAGTCTAGGGGTCCATATAATAATAACTCTAATTTTAACTCCAACTGGCATGGTAGTGGTAATAGTAGTGGTTACCGCCCTTCTGGCAATCCCCCTGGTTTTTCATCTGGTCAATATCAAAATAGGGGGCCCGGTCTATATACTAGTAATAGTTCCGGGCAGGGAGGTCAATTCACTAGTGGGGGTTCGAACCAAGAGGGTCAAGGTAGTGGTAAGGTTTTAGAGGGTAGTTTGAGTAGGATGGAAGAGATGTTCGCTCAGATGATGGCGCACAATCAGACGACCCAGAGGTCCTTATCTGATTTAGGAAATTTCGTTAAAAATCAAGAGCAGATTAATAAACATAACGATCTTCAGTTCAAAAGTCAGCAGTCCACACTTTTAGACCTTCAAAGGACAGTAGGTGATATAGCTAAGCAGTTACAAGAATACACTCCTGGTCAGTTTTCGGGTAATAGTCACACTAACCCGGCTCACCATTCCGTAAAAGCAATCACCACCTGTAGTGGAAAAAGTTTAGGAGAGGTAGTGAGAGAGAGGGTAGAGGTAGAGGATGAAGAA
Above is a window of Helianthus annuus cultivar XRQ/B chromosome 14, HanXRQr2.0-SUNRISE, whole genome shotgun sequence DNA encoding:
- the LOC110907095 gene encoding uncharacterized protein LOC110907095, whose translation is MAGRQTVHQESTAGFTSANSPITLPAINNDKSWKIPSYIFAVITNSCQFHGRDDEDAPAHISRLTRLCSTFSIEGANLDARFLQVFPFSLAGRATTWLDSQPAGTFTTWATFRDAFLAKYFPPAKASRLRDQIHSFRMEPDEPYHLAWERFQTLLSRCTQHGLFDWALVEKFYNGLTLETRARFDTSAGGHLLGKKTVAECNDLFESFANSDIDHCTIGRTSILVTSTPSAGRGVHQVSLDTSMVAAMENLERKLTSRISNLEARIDRCEVCRGGHDAIDCPTLTVEQVEFVAGQSRGPYNNNSNFNSNWHGSGNSSGYRPSGNPPGFSSGQYQNRGPGLYTSNSSGQGGQFTSGGSNQEGQGSGKVLEGSLSRMEEMFAQMMAHNQTTQRSLSDLGNFVKNQEQINKHNDLQFKSQQSTLLDLQRTVGDIAKQLQEYTPGQFSGNSHTNPAHHSVKAITTCSGKSLGEVVRERVEVEDEEEVDEEIETESPGQVQHRLDPASTAHTGEFRVEESVEKQPVRVRPSPLVDHSHAPFPARLKHQKYAKEYGKFLEMFKQLKVNLPFIEALQSMPKYAKFLKEFLKRKDRVDEFSNTPLNGDCSAVILNKLPEKLTDPGIFTIPCLFGGDVQNHALADLGASINLMP